Proteins from a single region of Amblyomma americanum isolate KBUSLIRL-KWMA chromosome 10, ASM5285725v1, whole genome shotgun sequence:
- the LOC144107535 gene encoding zinc finger Y-chromosomal protein-like: protein MSSCNFHAKSTIHVEEHEKTVHLKQRFYRCQQCSYVCHEKGRYTRHMRFHSLPKIKCQFCNFQTGYKWNMDRHLKRHTSKGASKGAKFQCVLCSYRCSNTGVLTSHMKLHKADYRSLDLNRMKTLCENLNALTSRPAVAKKRVPESAAVVAQKSEISALKDKLKSPSCKKIFSYLCDKCPAMFKSPYDLDTHKAYHNSAHPYPCHHCDYRARHKGHLHKHLLVHTPEYAERQNGSTLAEIRSQQPESATPPAAPAAADQMLLLEKAETSAFVDAGSRSMGVQLHRCIRCPAAFQKSTTLKYHLSLHGSAGVYACHFCNYAANSAANLSTHMHLHYRGALKQKQLPKMFRCDKCPASFSRYSRFESHLTLHGRNERFRCSHCDYSVKFAVNLTKHRKLHEVLVPELKQPKVEPPAPLTVTSSPQPPENGPEPSTAVPLLDSTPTAATPAVVEEKRVYICSKCPYAFHRRETVVNHVQHHGTSEGLCCTFCDYRSTHMSTIRDHTRCHFQPMHRYKPQAFMKYDSFEIWSTASDGTRTLVFRDLGDEKYFPKLDTSEDDTILSPASTPASSGSCSASTASSTPQLQLNKDLKPAVLKPVKRET, encoded by the coding sequence ATGTCTAGCTGTAACTTCCATGCAAAGAGCACAATTCATGTGGAAGAACATGAAAAGACAGTGCATCTGAAGCAGCGCTTCTATCGTTGCCAGCAGTGTAGCTATGTGTGCCACGAAAAAGGTCGTTACACTCGCCATATGCGTTTTCACAGTTTACCAAAAATCAAATGTCAATTCTGCAACTTCCAGACCGGCTACAAATGGAACATGGATCGCCACCTCAAGCGCCATACTTCAAAGGGGGCTTCGAAGGGGGCTAAATTCCAGTGTGTTCTTTGTAGCTACCGATGCAGCAACACTGGCGTTCTCACCAGCCACATGAAGCTTCACAAAGCAGATTACCGATCGCTGGACTTGAACCGTATGAAGACACTTTGTGAAAATCTCAATGCACTGACTTCCAGGCCAGCAGTTGCCAAAAAGAGAGTACCTGAGTCAGCAGCTGTAGTTGCACAAAAGTCTGAGATCTCGGCATTAAAGGACAAGCTGAAGTCACCATCATGCAAGAAGATATTCAGCTACCTTTGTGACAAATGCCCTGCCATGTTCAAAAGTCCCTACGACTTGGACACGCATAAGGCGTACCACAATTCTGCTCATCCGTATCCATGTCACCATTGTGACTACAGAGCCAGACACAAGGGTCATCTGCACAAGCACCTTCTTGTCCATACACCAGAATATGCAGAACGCCAGAATGGCTCTACATTAGCTGAGATTCGCAGCCAGCAGCCAGAGTCCGCCACCCCTCCTGCAGCTCCAGCTGCTGCTGATCAGATGTTACTTCTGGAGAAAGCCGAGACTAGTGCCTTTGTGGATGCTGGCTCTCGGAGCATGGGAGTCCAGTTGCACCGCTGCATTCGCTGCCCTGCAGCTTTTCAGAAATCAACAACGCTGAAGTATCACCTAAGTCTGCATGGTAGCGCAGGGGTCTATGCCTGCCACTTCTGCAACTATGCAGCCAACAGTGCAGCCAATCTGAGCACACACATGCACCTTCACTACCGAGGTGCACTGAAGCAGAAACAACTGCCCAAGATGTTTCGCTGCGACAAATGTCCTGCATCATTTTCAAGGTACAGTCGCTTTGAAAGTCACCTTACCCTTCATGGACGCAATGAACGATTTCGTTGCTCACACTGTGACTACTCTGTCAAGTTTGCAGTAAATCTCACCAAGCATCGTAAGCTCCATGAAGTCCTTGTGCCCGAGTTGAAGCAGCCGAAAGTAGAGCCTCCTGCACCACTTACAGTTACAAGCTCTCCTCAGCCACCTGAAAATGGCCCTGAGCCAAGTACTGCTGTGCCTTTGTTAGACAGTACACCAACTGCTGCCACACCAGCAGTTGTTGAAGAAAAGCGTGTGTACATCTGCAGCAAATGCCCGTACGCATTCCATCGGCGTGAGACTGTTGTGAACCATGTTCAGCACCACGGTACTTCAGAAGGACTGTGCTGTACTTTTTGCGATTACCGGTCAACACACATGTCAACTATACGAGACCATACAAGGTGTCATTTTCAGCCAATGCATCGCTACAAGCCTCAGGCTTTTATGAAATACGATTCGTTCGAGATTTGGAGTACTGCCAGTGATGGAACCAGGACACTGGTGTTTCGAGATCTTGGTGATGAAAAGTATTTCCCTAAACTTGATACCAGTGAGGATGACACAATATTGAGCCCTGCTTCCACACCAGCCTCCTCTGGATCATGTTCAGCTTCAACGGCATCCAGCACACCTCAGCTACAATTGAATAAAGATCTCAAGCCTGCAGTTTTGAAGCCTGTCAAGCGTGAGACATGA